The following coding sequences lie in one Sedimentibacter sp. MB35-C1 genomic window:
- a CDS encoding penicillin-binding transpeptidase domain-containing protein — protein MSLQKFFKNRYNILYMIILFLLCVLGFRMAVLTIVEGEEYRAVADIKKIKDIPVKAPRGKIYDKNGVILADNVSSFTVQMYTDEIDAENFNDISYILAEIFEENGEKPIDEFPIELDTFDYIDESKEANKTSDDAADSASYITAEETVINAVKNNINEWLNYRTLIYGKEFNPKQRALDTILRYKDIPVKLENDQFIFYFPEEKSEESDGGNSEITVVEQTDATQKEDETQIIEGEQDPVKRWLEENDFDKSLSAEQLIAELLAKNNKYLTRLFSNSKIRKLSFDFINSNGLGSNIKLVEYAFVQDENYKNIKRSLNANHEGITQDSSAKDDFVLLTMTYSLESLLQSVYETETGKVAPGEVLIERLKEIYPDLPVMFVEESGSGSYQYTDEQLKNKYLDQHNLEQDTQPYDFVKQISFKNYDVLQNFITDESIKYYAQSELLKHENPSISISDWEYTPIRDKRNWIQKNVEIDSKEELNYSAEEVFLMLRKTLKIDSSINDYDMRNMMVIRERYNKTSYLSYHPVDICYGISEKSVAMISERSHELTGINVEIEPLRVYPQNDIAAHAIGYLGKIAQDYEVQEYVVEKGYSPDDIIGKTGLEEKFEEYLRGTKGKKTVEVNNVGRTIRSVSSEAPEPGDNIYLTLDSRLQKTAQDVLKKGLEQIQIGGTFESEWGDFDFKDKYENAKSGALVVLDVNTGEVLAMANYPSYDLNMFATGISQDDWNGLLNDSKNPLAPRPLYNIAMLTAIQPGSTFKMITSLAALEKGVDPNTTVYCSGTMEVGDRYFSCWIYNMFGGAHGSQNMYQAIMNSCNFYFYTTMLGENLATHQKHTVKVSAEEIIEMAKKFGLDSKTGIEIDIPQEASGGVPSIDGKKINIRVYLRMFLEANIEKYLETGYKIEAGMKNEIVEEIVSWVDRDEPMTRGEVYEGLKALRLNPEKTNDYNVPLVDIIKYSYLNQAVWNVGDNLNISIGQGNNAYTVMQMANYIASIANGGYRNNVSIIKEIKTYDRKNTDYVPQREAEPIGLSDYSYLDVVKEGMRLVSLDDSAKPYSSFPVEVGSKTGTAQNQGINPDTGEPYDDFAWYVAFAPYDDPQIAVACVLFEGGSGRYPTPIVREVIGEYLKLNNEEPQTEE, from the coding sequence TTGAGTTTACAAAAATTTTTTAAAAACAGATACAACATTTTATACATGATAATATTGTTCCTTCTGTGCGTGCTGGGATTCAGAATGGCTGTACTTACAATCGTTGAAGGCGAGGAATACAGGGCTGTTGCAGATATTAAGAAAATAAAGGACATTCCTGTTAAAGCACCAAGGGGCAAAATATATGACAAAAACGGAGTAATCCTTGCTGATAATGTCTCCAGCTTTACTGTTCAAATGTACACAGACGAAATTGACGCTGAAAATTTCAATGACATATCCTATATTTTAGCGGAAATATTTGAAGAAAATGGCGAAAAACCTATTGACGAGTTTCCCATTGAGCTTGATACTTTTGATTATATTGACGAAAGCAAGGAAGCAAATAAAACATCAGATGATGCAGCAGATTCTGCATCTTATATAACTGCTGAAGAAACTGTCATAAATGCGGTAAAGAATAACATAAATGAATGGCTCAATTACAGAACCTTAATTTACGGTAAAGAATTCAATCCCAAGCAAAGAGCGCTAGATACTATTTTAAGATATAAAGACATTCCTGTTAAGCTGGAAAATGACCAGTTTATATTTTATTTCCCTGAGGAGAAATCAGAAGAAAGCGATGGTGGAAATTCTGAAATAACAGTAGTTGAACAGACAGATGCAACTCAAAAGGAAGATGAAACACAGATTATCGAGGGCGAGCAGGATCCCGTAAAAAGATGGTTGGAAGAAAATGATTTTGATAAAAGCCTAAGTGCTGAACAGCTGATTGCCGAGCTTCTTGCTAAAAATAATAAATATCTTACGAGACTGTTTTCAAATTCAAAAATAAGGAAACTTTCATTTGATTTTATTAATTCAAATGGACTTGGATCAAATATAAAGCTAGTTGAATATGCATTTGTACAGGATGAAAATTATAAAAATATAAAAAGAAGCCTGAATGCTAATCATGAGGGAATAACACAGGATTCATCGGCTAAGGACGATTTTGTTTTGCTTACAATGACGTACTCGCTGGAAAGTTTGCTTCAGTCTGTGTATGAAACTGAAACAGGAAAAGTAGCTCCAGGTGAGGTGCTGATAGAAAGGCTTAAGGAAATATATCCCGATCTGCCTGTTATGTTTGTTGAGGAAAGTGGATCTGGATCATATCAATACACGGATGAGCAGCTTAAGAACAAATATTTGGATCAGCATAATTTGGAACAGGATACTCAGCCTTATGATTTTGTTAAGCAGATTTCATTTAAAAATTACGATGTGCTTCAAAATTTCATAACTGACGAAAGCATTAAATATTATGCTCAATCTGAACTTTTAAAGCATGAAAATCCGTCTATATCAATTTCGGATTGGGAATACACTCCTATACGAGACAAAAGGAACTGGATACAAAAAAATGTTGAGATAGATAGTAAAGAAGAATTAAACTATTCAGCAGAAGAAGTATTTTTAATGCTTCGCAAAACATTGAAAATTGATTCAAGCATAAATGATTATGACATGAGAAATATGATGGTTATAAGAGAAAGATATAATAAGACCAGTTATTTGTCATACCATCCTGTTGATATATGCTACGGTATATCAGAAAAATCTGTTGCAATGATATCAGAGCGTTCTCATGAACTTACAGGGATAAATGTTGAAATAGAGCCTTTGAGAGTATATCCTCAAAATGATATTGCTGCCCACGCAATAGGATATCTGGGAAAGATAGCACAAGACTATGAGGTGCAGGAATATGTTGTTGAAAAAGGCTACAGCCCTGATGACATAATAGGCAAGACGGGGCTGGAAGAGAAATTTGAAGAGTATTTAAGAGGAACAAAAGGTAAGAAAACAGTTGAGGTGAATAATGTCGGCAGGACTATAAGGTCTGTTTCAAGTGAGGCTCCGGAACCGGGAGATAACATATATCTTACACTGGATTCAAGACTTCAAAAAACAGCTCAGGACGTTTTGAAAAAAGGACTGGAACAAATACAGATCGGCGGAACCTTTGAGAGTGAATGGGGAGACTTTGATTTTAAAGATAAATATGAAAATGCTAAATCAGGAGCATTGGTTGTGCTTGATGTAAATACAGGAGAAGTTCTCGCAATGGCCAACTACCCGTCATATGATTTGAACATGTTTGCTACAGGTATATCTCAAGATGACTGGAACGGCCTGTTAAATGATTCAAAGAACCCTTTGGCTCCGAGGCCGCTTTACAATATTGCAATGCTTACAGCAATTCAGCCCGGGTCAACGTTTAAGATGATTACTTCACTTGCTGCTCTAGAAAAAGGAGTAGATCCGAATACAACTGTATATTGTTCAGGTACTATGGAGGTCGGTGATAGATATTTCAGCTGCTGGATATACAATATGTTTGGAGGAGCACACGGCAGTCAGAACATGTACCAGGCTATTATGAATTCCTGCAACTTTTATTTTTATACAACTATGCTTGGAGAAAACTTGGCCACACATCAGAAGCATACTGTCAAAGTATCAGCTGAGGAAATAATAGAAATGGCAAAAAAATTCGGATTGGATTCAAAAACCGGGATTGAAATAGACATTCCTCAGGAAGCTTCAGGCGGTGTTCCAAGTATAGATGGTAAAAAAATTAATATCAGGGTTTATTTAAGGATGTTTTTGGAAGCCAATATAGAAAAATATTTAGAAACCGGATATAAAATAGAGGCAGGAATGAAAAATGAGATAGTGGAGGAAATAGTAAGCTGGGTTGATCGGGATGAACCAATGACAAGAGGTGAAGTTTACGAAGGCCTTAAGGCTCTTAGACTCAATCCTGAAAAAACAAATGATTACAACGTTCCTCTCGTTGATATAATAAAATATTCATATTTAAACCAGGCCGTATGGAATGTGGGAGATAATCTGAATATAAGCATAGGGCAAGGAAATAATGCTTATACTGTAATGCAGATGGCAAATTATATAGCTTCAATAGCCAACGGAGGATACAGGAACAATGTCAGCATAATAAAAGAAATAAAAACATACGACAGAAAGAATACTGATTATGTTCCGCAGAGAGAAGCAGAGCCTATTGGTTTGTCAGATTACAGCTATCTGGATGTTGTAAAAGAAGGAATGAGGCTGGTATCTCTGGATGATTCAGCTAAACCATATTCAAGCTTTCCGGTTGAAGTCGGCAGCAAGACCGGTACGGCGCAGAATCAGGGAATAAATCCAGATACAGGAGAGCCATACGATGACTTTGCATGGTATGTTGCATTTGCTCCTTATGATGACCCTCAGATTGCAGTTGCATGTGTGCTGTTTGAAGGGGGTTCGGGACGTTACCCGACTCCAATAGTCAGGGAAGTTATCGGAGAATATCTCAAACTTAACAACGAGGAACCGCAGACAGAAGAGTAG
- a CDS encoding DRTGG domain-containing protein — protein MKIKEMAEILNAEILTDFSKDDTDIKHGFASDLMSDVLAYANSESLLVTGLNNGQVIRTAEMLDMCTVLFVRGKQPCKEVIELARENSITVLATNYTMFKTCGKLVLNGMKGIESDD, from the coding sequence ATGAAAATTAAGGAGATGGCTGAAATTTTAAACGCTGAAATACTGACTGATTTTAGTAAGGATGATACTGACATAAAACATGGATTTGCAAGTGATTTGATGAGTGATGTACTGGCATATGCCAACAGTGAGTCGCTGCTTGTTACCGGATTAAACAATGGTCAGGTTATAAGAACTGCAGAGATGTTGGACATGTGTACTGTGTTGTTTGTAAGAGGCAAGCAGCCGTGCAAGGAAGTAATAGAGCTTGCACGGGAGAATTCAATAACGGTACTTGCAACAAATTATACCATGTTTAAAACATGCGGAAAATTAGTGTTAAACGGTATGAAGGGAATAGAATCGGATGACTGA
- a CDS encoding SH3 domain-containing protein, with product MPTVYLSPSTQDFNMFVTGDGSEEYFMNMIADAMIPYLQQFGIDYYRNTPEMTAGSSLRDSNSRDVDFHIAIHSNASGPGQEGRNRGVIVFYYPTSTNGQRMANIMVDNFREVYPLPNEVRAVATTSLGEVSRTSAPSVLIEVAYHDNVEDANWIENNIDTIARTLAESVNEFFAGAQPEVQPEMQPGAARTGRVTLSSGYLNIRNGPSLNAPVIGMAPNGTVVTVTEQVGDWYRVLYNGTDGYVSRQYITIQ from the coding sequence ATGCCAACAGTATATTTAAGTCCGTCTACACAGGACTTTAACATGTTTGTTACAGGTGACGGAAGCGAAGAATACTTTATGAATATGATAGCTGATGCAATGATACCGTATCTTCAGCAGTTTGGGATAGATTACTACAGAAATACACCTGAAATGACAGCGGGCTCTTCGCTCAGAGATTCAAATTCTAGAGATGTTGATTTTCATATAGCGATTCATTCAAATGCATCAGGTCCGGGACAGGAAGGGCGAAACAGGGGTGTTATAGTATTCTATTACCCTACAAGTACAAACGGCCAAAGAATGGCTAATATAATGGTTGATAATTTCAGAGAAGTATATCCGCTTCCCAATGAAGTAAGAGCAGTAGCTACAACGAGCTTGGGAGAAGTTTCAAGAACATCTGCACCGTCGGTATTAATTGAAGTTGCTTATCATGACAATGTAGAAGATGCAAACTGGATAGAGAATAATATTGATACAATTGCAAGAACTTTGGCTGAATCGGTAAATGAATTCTTTGCAGGAGCTCAGCCCGAGGTTCAGCCCGAAATGCAACCGGGTGCCGCAAGGACCGGAAGAGTGACGTTATCAAGTGGTTACTTAAACATCAGAAACGGACCGTCTCTAAATGCACCAGTCATAGGTATGGCTCCAAATGGAACGGTGGTTACAGTTACAGAGCAGGTTGGGGACTGGTATAGAGTTTTATATAACGGAACAGACGGCTATGTAAGTAGACAATATATAACGATTCAATAG
- a CDS encoding GTP-binding protein, with translation MSIPVYIATGFLDSGKTTFLNNLLNKNESKEINILVAQFTRRFIGKLLFTIFAVFFFAVFMFSMGGI, from the coding sequence ATGAGCATACCTGTTTATATAGCTACCGGATTTCTGGATTCCGGAAAAACAACCTTTTTGAACAATTTGCTAAACAAAAATGAATCCAAAGAAATAAATATTCTTGTAGCACAGTTTACAAGACGGTTTATTGGAAAGCTATTGTTTACCATATTTGCAGTATTCTTTTTTGCGGTATTTATGTTTTCAATGGGAGGTATTTAG
- a CDS encoding serine kinase, with amino-acid sequence MKIIDFAKKMDLYQLYDSKDDIEIEGVYIGDLLSIVMSKAKMNYAWITIQTHVNIVAVAELLDLSCIIVVEDMEVEQETIEKAKEHGIPLYKSKESAYETACRLQSMGIK; translated from the coding sequence ATGAAAATTATAGATTTTGCAAAAAAAATGGATTTATATCAGTTATATGATTCAAAAGACGATATTGAAATAGAAGGAGTATATATAGGTGACTTGCTTAGCATAGTGATGTCAAAGGCAAAAATGAACTATGCATGGATAACAATTCAAACACATGTTAACATAGTAGCTGTTGCTGAACTGCTGGATTTGTCCTGCATTATTGTAGTTGAGGACATGGAGGTTGAGCAGGAAACAATTGAAAAGGCAAAGGAACACGGAATTCCTCTGTATAAATCGAAAGAAAGCGCCTATGAAACAGCATGCAGGCTGCAAAGCATGGGAATAAAATGA
- a CDS encoding PHP domain-containing protein has protein sequence MKYYYDLHIHSDLSPCASEDMTPSNIVNMSYIKGLNIISVTDHNTTENLPSFLQLCDNRGIKFIPGIEVTTKEEVHALCYFMKLDRAMDFGRLIYDSLPDIKNIPSIFGQQNIYNNKDEVTGTLDKLLLSASGYSLEEVCSLAHKHCGTMIPAHINKKSNSVLGILGFIPPGLKINFVEIHSKSEINEKVIKKYNIIKNSDAHYLTDISEAVNSIELNNADEIYKYLFINSLLNDCGTEGS, from the coding sequence ATGAAATATTATTATGACTTGCATATCCATTCTGATTTGTCGCCATGTGCAAGCGAAGATATGACTCCAAGCAATATTGTAAACATGTCATATATAAAAGGATTAAATATTATTTCAGTAACAGACCACAACACTACTGAAAATCTTCCTTCGTTTTTACAATTGTGTGACAATAGAGGAATTAAATTTATACCGGGTATTGAGGTTACTACAAAGGAAGAAGTACATGCTCTTTGCTATTTCATGAAACTTGATAGGGCGATGGACTTCGGAAGACTAATATATGATTCTCTTCCGGATATAAAAAACATTCCATCAATTTTTGGGCAGCAGAATATTTACAACAACAAAGATGAAGTAACGGGAACTTTGGATAAGCTTTTGCTGAGTGCTTCAGGCTATTCGCTTGAAGAAGTGTGTTCTTTAGCTCATAAACATTGTGGAACAATGATTCCTGCTCATATAAATAAAAAATCTAACAGTGTCCTGGGTATACTTGGGTTTATCCCTCCAGGACTTAAAATCAATTTTGTGGAAATTCACTCTAAATCGGAAATAAATGAAAAAGTTATAAAAAAATACAACATCATAAAAAATTCAGATGCACATTATTTAACGGATATATCAGAGGCAGTAAACAGTATTGAGCTTAACAATGCAGATGAGATTTACAAATACCTTTTTATAAACAGTTTGTTAAATGACTGCGGTACGGAGGGATCATGA
- a CDS encoding TIGR03943 family protein: MKARSFNAQVFLEFISYLIFGGYMFYFITSDKYLLYVTPKMKPYLYFTAIIMIIWACMSLFRMFRPHHKIRAFHFLVLVLPSLLLLLPHKPLDMANLASNYAGGSTFYQGTSNRSNNQALSDNSDFNLDSIPGITENDFGGEEITQPDTANSSPEDTVPSSEDNSLDLTGLDKENKIITVSNEEFYPWIAEIYGNLDAYEGYMITITGFVFNDMEYFEEDEFVAARLAMVCCAADLAPIGILCRYDKASELASNEWITVEGEIIRGQYEGQVEPQIAVTSIMPALEIKGYIYPY, encoded by the coding sequence ATGAAAGCAAGATCGTTCAACGCTCAGGTTTTTTTAGAATTTATTTCTTATTTGATTTTCGGCGGATACATGTTTTATTTTATAACAAGTGACAAATATCTTTTGTATGTTACCCCCAAAATGAAACCTTATCTGTATTTTACTGCGATAATTATGATTATATGGGCATGCATGAGCCTTTTTAGAATGTTCAGACCCCATCACAAAATACGCGCTTTTCACTTCCTTGTGCTGGTGCTTCCATCCTTGCTTCTGTTATTGCCCCACAAGCCTCTTGATATGGCAAATCTGGCATCAAATTACGCAGGAGGCAGTACTTTTTATCAGGGAACTTCCAATAGGAGCAACAATCAAGCTTTGTCAGACAATTCTGACTTTAATCTGGATTCTATACCCGGCATTACTGAAAATGATTTTGGTGGAGAGGAAATCACTCAACCTGATACTGCTAATTCATCACCTGAAGATACCGTTCCTTCAAGCGAGGACAACAGCCTTGACCTTACCGGCTTAGATAAGGAAAATAAGATAATAACTGTGAGCAACGAAGAATTTTACCCGTGGATTGCAGAGATATACGGAAACTTAGATGCTTATGAAGGCTATATGATTACAATAACAGGTTTTGTATTCAATGACATGGAGTATTTCGAAGAGGATGAATTCGTAGCTGCCAGACTTGCAATGGTATGCTGCGCAGCTGATCTGGCTCCTATCGGAATACTGTGCAGGTACGACAAGGCATCTGAACTTGCATCCAATGAGTGGATAACTGTAGAGGGTGAAATTATCAGAGGTCAGTACGAGGGGCAGGTCGAACCCCAAATAGCTGTAACATCTATTATGCCTGCCCTGGAAATTAAAGGTTATATTTATCCTTATTAA
- a CDS encoding M23 family metallopeptidase, with translation MNKITRKKFNLKRKDKLNRKLALQIIFSIVLVAAVIVTKQLDTNLSEQFLNTADEKISESIEPAKIKSSFFGFFTGLKNKIPFLAEDSAEYSAPVNGKIYQNYGLNKTENVSYYNHGLDIISNTQSVRAISKGKVTQIGNNEKLSNYVVIEDDGKTFVYGKINEAFVSEGNRVSQGDIIGALNEENMLLHVEIWEDGESLNPSKLFKMNE, from the coding sequence ATGAATAAAATTACCAGAAAAAAATTCAATTTAAAAAGAAAAGATAAGCTTAACAGAAAATTAGCATTGCAGATAATATTCAGCATTGTGCTGGTTGCAGCTGTAATTGTTACAAAGCAGCTGGACACGAATTTATCTGAACAATTTCTAAATACTGCTGATGAAAAGATAAGCGAAAGTATCGAACCTGCAAAAATAAAAAGTTCATTTTTTGGATTTTTTACGGGGTTAAAAAATAAAATCCCGTTTTTAGCAGAAGATTCAGCGGAATACTCTGCTCCGGTTAACGGGAAAATATATCAAAACTACGGGCTTAATAAAACAGAAAATGTTTCATACTACAACCACGGATTAGATATTATATCAAATACTCAATCTGTAAGAGCAATTTCAAAAGGAAAGGTAACTCAGATAGGGAATAATGAAAAGCTGTCAAACTATGTAGTCATTGAAGATGACGGAAAAACTTTTGTATATGGAAAAATAAATGAGGCTTTTGTCAGTGAAGGAAACAGAGTTTCACAGGGAGATATAATAGGAGCTCTCAATGAAGAAAATATGCTTTTGCATGTAGAAATATGGGAAGACGGTGAATCCTTAAATCCATCTAAATTGTTTAAAATGAACGAATAA
- a CDS encoding ATP-binding protein: protein MTESFLKRYSFDIVANDFIAAGKGSSTIKNLLKSMGIEANLIRKIAITSYEAEINIVIHSYGGQLHCDLYEDKIVIVSQDTGPGIKDVELALTEGYSTATESVRELGFGAGMGLPNMMKYSDDFEITSSSDGTVIKITILL from the coding sequence ATGACTGAAAGTTTCTTAAAGCGTTACAGCTTTGACATCGTTGCAAATGATTTCATAGCTGCCGGCAAGGGGTCGAGCACCATCAAGAATTTACTAAAGTCAATGGGAATAGAAGCAAATCTTATCAGAAAGATAGCTATTACATCTTATGAAGCGGAGATAAATATTGTAATACATTCATATGGAGGTCAGCTTCACTGTGATTTGTATGAAGATAAAATAGTTATTGTTTCTCAGGATACCGGTCCCGGAATTAAAGATGTGGAGCTTGCATTAACTGAAGGATACTCCACTGCGACTGAAAGTGTCAGGGAACTTGGTTTTGGCGCAGGCATGGGTCTGCCGAATATGATGAAATATTCTGATGACTTTGAAATTACTTCAAGCAGTGACGGCACGGTTATTAAAATTACTATTTTATTATAG
- a CDS encoding ATP-binding protein has translation MKEISMHILDIVMNSIKAGATLIEINIYDSIKNNCLIITIKDNGIGMSSETAKLVTDPFFTTRTTRKVGLGIPMLKEACERCNGSMEINSEIGKGTVIKCCFERNNIDRAPLGNMGDTIMTIVNSLEECELIYNHKTDEGTFSLNTTEVREVLDGASIKSGKILLWVKEYVNENIKSISII, from the coding sequence ATGAAAGAAATATCAATGCACATACTTGACATTGTAATGAACAGCATTAAAGCCGGAGCAACATTAATAGAAATCAATATATACGACAGCATTAAAAATAATTGTTTAATAATTACAATAAAGGATAACGGAATAGGTATGAGCAGTGAAACAGCTAAGCTTGTAACTGATCCGTTTTTTACTACCAGGACAACAAGAAAGGTGGGGCTGGGCATACCAATGCTGAAGGAAGCATGTGAAAGATGCAACGGAAGCATGGAAATAAATTCGGAAATAGGTAAGGGGACAGTAATTAAATGCTGTTTTGAAAGAAATAATATAGATAGAGCGCCCCTTGGAAATATGGGTGACACAATTATGACAATAGTCAATAGCCTCGAAGAATGTGAATTAATATACAATCATAAGACCGACGAGGGAACATTTTCCTTGAACACTACTGAAGTGAGAGAAGTGCTTGACGGTGCCAGCATAAAGAGCGGTAAAATCTTACTCTGGGTTAAAGAGTATGTTAATGAAAATATAAAAAGTATATCTATTATTTAA
- a CDS encoding [Fe-Fe] hydrogenase large subunit C-terminal domain-containing protein yields the protein MNFSIMFDKDKCKCCTNCIKRCPTQAIRLVDGKAFINNDKCIHCGECIKVCPYNAYTPEPIEWYEEMHFSSYKHKIAISSTPLYGQFPKGTDICKVQNSILKLGFDSVYDASWAAEMVGMAIKRKINEEKIRPFISTNCPAVVRLIKNRYPSLMDHLILIKEPMVIAAMLAREKAKKKLDLKDDEIGVFYLSPCPAKLLAVTDPVGDYKPYVDWVIPLNTIYGELYRELVKGDNGLCSHPSLNGTKWAVSGGQSESAGLTNYIAVNGMENIIQILDEVENGNLTNVDYVETLACVQGCVGGTFNVINPFIAQSNINYILGNTKDESIIEELDEFDEMYESGVFKFSLKPEENQGKFNMKEAIIKREKIKEIYDKLPGLDCGSCGAPTCYAHAEDIYNNESTLYNCVVLRANKITEEGR from the coding sequence ATGAATTTTTCAATAATGTTTGATAAGGATAAATGTAAATGCTGTACAAACTGCATCAAGAGATGTCCAACACAAGCTATAAGGCTGGTGGATGGAAAAGCTTTCATAAATAATGACAAATGCATACACTGTGGCGAATGCATAAAGGTTTGTCCATATAATGCGTATACGCCTGAGCCAATTGAATGGTACGAAGAAATGCATTTTTCATCATATAAACATAAAATTGCAATTTCATCCACACCGCTATACGGACAGTTTCCCAAAGGAACTGATATATGTAAGGTTCAGAATTCCATACTAAAACTGGGATTTGATTCTGTATATGATGCCAGCTGGGCGGCTGAAATGGTAGGAATGGCCATAAAAAGAAAAATTAATGAAGAAAAAATAAGGCCATTTATTTCTACAAACTGTCCTGCAGTGGTAAGATTAATAAAAAACAGATATCCTTCGTTAATGGATCATTTGATTTTGATAAAGGAGCCAATGGTAATTGCAGCAATGCTTGCCAGAGAAAAAGCAAAAAAGAAACTGGACCTGAAAGATGACGAAATCGGTGTGTTTTACCTTTCACCATGCCCGGCCAAGCTGCTTGCGGTAACGGATCCTGTTGGTGATTACAAGCCGTATGTGGATTGGGTTATACCTCTTAATACTATTTACGGAGAATTATACAGAGAATTGGTTAAGGGTGACAACGGATTATGCTCACATCCTTCACTGAACGGTACAAAATGGGCTGTATCGGGAGGTCAATCGGAATCAGCTGGGCTTACAAATTATATTGCCGTAAACGGGATGGAAAACATAATTCAGATTCTTGACGAAGTAGAAAATGGAAATCTTACTAATGTTGATTATGTTGAGACACTTGCTTGTGTTCAGGGGTGCGTAGGAGGGACGTTCAATGTAATAAATCCGTTTATAGCCCAAAGCAATATTAATTATATTTTGGGAAACACAAAAGATGAGAGCATAATAGAAGAACTTGATGAATTTGATGAAATGTATGAGTCTGGGGTCTTTAAATTTTCTCTTAAGCCGGAAGAAAACCAAGGGAAATTTAATATGAAGGAAGCAATTATCAAAAGAGAAAAAATAAAAGAAATATATGATAAACTTCCCGGTTTGGACTGTGGCTCATGTGGAGCGCCAACCTGTTATGCTCATGCAGAGGATATATATAATAATGAATCAACTCTTTATAATTGTGTAGTGTTGAGAGCCAACAAAATAACTGAGGAGGGAAGATGA
- a CDS encoding site-2 protease family protein translates to MFILIALAAHETAHLISALILRIKFYKIKITLFGFNLNAELESLALYKKLFLFLSGPVCNICLYSIFTKTEYKEFADINLFLAVINMIPIVPLDGGNICKAFLEMFLNIKSVCRYMIMTNTFFIVLFLVIIHMHENYLYLLLILMGLKGILEENRMLIEKTIRKKYNLIKFKK, encoded by the coding sequence ATGTTCATTCTGATTGCATTGGCTGCACATGAAACAGCACATTTAATTTCTGCTCTTATACTGAGAATAAAATTTTACAAAATCAAAATTACACTTTTTGGTTTCAATTTAAATGCGGAGCTGGAAAGTCTGGCATTGTACAAAAAATTGTTTTTATTTTTGTCAGGCCCTGTATGCAATATATGCCTGTACTCTATATTTACAAAAACCGAGTATAAAGAATTTGCAGACATAAATCTTTTTTTGGCAGTGATAAATATGATACCCATAGTTCCTTTAGATGGAGGAAATATCTGTAAGGCTTTTTTGGAAATGTTTTTGAATATAAAATCCGTATGCAGGTATATGATAATGACCAATACATTTTTTATTGTATTATTTTTAGTAATAATACATATGCATGAAAACTATCTGTACCTTCTTTTAATTTTGATGGGGCTAAAGGGAATACTTGAAGAGAACAGGATGCTAATAGAGAAAACAATAAGAAAAAAATATAATTTGATCAAGTTTAAAAAATAA